The sequence below is a genomic window from Dermacentor albipictus isolate Rhodes 1998 colony chromosome 2, USDA_Dalb.pri_finalv2, whole genome shotgun sequence.
CGCTACATAGCCTGTTCAGTGACTTCAGGTTTACTTCAGCAGAGCAAGAAATGCTCTAGTCTGCTGTACATGAAGTACTGTACTTTAGCGCAAGTTCAATGCCTAGCACTGCAGCAGAGGTTCTCAAACTGAGTTTTGTGGAATTCTTGGGTTTCTTGGAACACTTCCTAGAATCGCCGAGCACCTATGTTCATGCATGTCTTCATCCGCCTTAGCCAGTTGATTTGGGACTAATGCTCTAGCTGCTTACTGCTATCTCACTATACAGCCAGTCATAACTGAATTTATGTATTTGTTCAGGTGCTGTGCAGCTTGCGTACCCCTTTTACATATGCCGGCCAACACCTATTCAAGTCTCGGTCGCAGCGGTcgaatttcgatggaggcaaaattctagaggcccgtgtactgtgcgatgtcagtgcacggtggatccacacgacggacgactCCGCGCAAATCCGTCCCGCGGACGCTTATTCCGCCGCCCGtccggctgcgaagcgcatccagacgacggacggagtgagcagacgaccgcgccggaaaaataaagatggcggcacCGCCCGAAGTGACCCCCGcccgcctcgaacctgtcaagtcgtcgtcgtctattgtgtggcccgtaactttcaaacGGAGGCTTGTATTTGGTGTAAATgtgtgtccagaagcttcgacagcaatttATTCGTGATGAGTAGGCACCGTTTTCGAAAGCCGTACTCAGATTCTCTGCGTGTAGGCTTAagagtggctgtattggctgaacatAGCCTCAAAGATGTTGTGGTGGCCCGAGCGGATCTCAGTGGCCGTAAGTTGCAAAtgtttgcttgtttctactcactctagatggcgccatcagTGTAACAAAGACTTCCATGCgtgtttttcactctgaatgaagATGGAGGTCGAAAGAaaacgacggttggccgcaatggctgttgttttgtccgaattggatgaTGACGAGTATTTGTTTCACCGAAAGAGGTCTTGTTGGCTAAAGGACTATATCGCCAACAAGCATCTCGGTATGCAAAACAACTTCTACCAAGAGGTGTTGGTGAGTGACATCGAAGAATACCGGAGGCTGCTTCGAGTGACAAGAGAGCAGTTTCTTCAATAGCTGTCGCGTGTGGGACCTCGCATAGGAAGGCAGGACACCGTGATGCGGCGAGCGATACCAGCGGAAACAAGGCTACAGGTGACGCTACGATACCTCGCTCCAGGCAAGTGCCTCACGTTTTTTCATTTCCACTGAAAACATCGCTCCTATGCGTTGTATCTCAGGCTCCTGGGTTTAAATTACGCGCGCAGTTTGAAAAATGCTCGCGGGTAGAGAAGGAATTGCACCGTCTATTGTGAAGTGCCTGCAAAGTCGTCAGATTTCAGGAAGTAGCAAAATAGTAAGGCTACGAAAGCTTTCTTAACAGCTTGGCCATCCTTGATGTAAAAGTTCGTTGCCTCAGAATTTCTCTGCTAATTACTGATgatatgcttttcttttttctctaagTCGACAATTTCGGCTCGGCCACTCCAGTGTAAATGATATTCACCAAACGTGTACGGTGATTTATGAAGAGATGAAAAATGACTTCCTGAAAAGGCCATGCACCGAAGATGAGTGGAAAGATGTAATCGGAGGTTTCAATCAAAACTGGAATTTTCCAAACTGCGTTGGAGCCGTGGACGGGAAACATGTACTAATTACGAAGCCAGCGAATTCTGGAACAGTGTACAGAAATTACAAGAAGAGCTTCAGCATTATACTGTTTGCCGTCGTTGATGCCAACTACAAGTTTTTGTACACGGATGTTGGTGCACCCGGCTCACAAGGAGATGCGGGCGTCTGGCAAACGACGCCGCTACAAGCACGTGTATCAAACATGACGGCTGGTCTTCCAGAACTTGTGAAGGTCGCATGCTCGCCCGATGTGCTCCTGCCACCCGTGTTCGTCGCAGATGACGCCTTCCCTATACATAACTTGCACGCACGTCACTTCCGGCAGCTTCCGTGACCGCGTCCGCCATTGCTTAGTACCAACCGAACCGGCAGCCGTACGGACGACTGTGTTTGCGTCTTTCCGTAGTCCTTGCTTTATTCGAAATAATGCCTATATGCGCAATATATGGTTGCCGAACAAGAAGCAAGAGTGCTAAGAGGCCCAGCTGCACTGGCTCGAGCGTAGGATTACACAGTTTGCCTAAAATAATAACTCGGCAGTGTGAGAGAACGAGGATTCGCTCCGAAAAGCGCAGGAGCCTCTGGCTTGCTCGCATTAATAGGAGCGACTTGAAGAACCTTGAAAACGTCCGTGTCTGCGGTCGCCACTTCATCACAGGTAAGGAAAAGGCACACCCGCATGCATTTACAGACCGATATAGGCAAGCCATGCCGCTGATTGCGATGCTCGCACGCAGTAGATCTCGTCCACTGTTTACGTACGCGGATCTTTCTCTCGCTTCTGTTACTGTACGCTGCACGCCAGGAATTCCTGATTGCTGTTTACGTACGAATTTCGCTTTTTTCGCTGCACGCCAGCAGTTCTTGACTGCCGTTTACGTACGCTGCtcacttttttctgctcattCTTAAAACGCTGCCTGTGCAACGTCGTTATGTGCCGTGTAAAAACATGGGTGCTTTCGTGTCGGCAGCTCGAAGTCTCGCCACCCAATGTGATCATTACATTGGGAGGTTTCGCGATGGCTCTAAATATTTGCAGGCAAGCCTTCCCAGTTGATGGATGAGGCAAACCCTGACTGGGCACCAATGCAGCATCTGGGTTACGATGGTGAAAGACCTTTGACCAACGAAGCGAGGTTCCAGCGATCGAAGAAGCGCAgccaaaaaatgaaagaaaacgatGCTGTCGAAGCCAGCGTAGCAGCGCAACAGTCTCCCGCGGGGATCGAGTTTCCCGAAAGCGGTGCAAGCTCGGAAAATGAGGCAGAATGTCGAATGGAGCTTCCAGTTTCTACTGTGGACTCAGAACCACGCAGACGTAAGTTTGCAAAAAAATTTTGTGATACTACCTACTGTTAATCACTTGAAATTtggtttacattttttttttcttcttttgcaggtGATATTGGTGTGCAGACAGATTTAACGGGGCAAAACATCCAAGCACTTGAGGCAGACAACAAGAGACTTACTTCTGAATAGTGCACcttaaaaaagcaaaaagaattgCTTGAAGTTACGGAAGCATCTCTGCGTCAAGATGACGCCAAAGTTGCCTTTTACTCAGGACTAATAAACTATTCGGTCTTGCATGCTGTATTCCAACTGGTCGAGTCGGCTGTAAAACATACGCCGCAAAATGGGTTGCCAAAGTTTCAAGAGTTCATTATTTTCTTAATGATACTTAAGTTCAACTTTCCGCACCAGGATCTTGCCTACAGGTTTCACATTTCATGCGCTACCGTCAGCAGAATTTTTGAGaagtggctggatgctgcctTTTCAAGGCTGAGGTCACAAATCGTGTGGCCGTCACGAAATGACATACAAAGGACAATGCCACAAGCGTTTTTTGAATCATTTGGCTCAAAAGTGGCAGTCATAATTGACTGCTTTGAGATCAAAATTGAAAGACCATCATCCTTGCAGCCAAGAAGCGAGACTTGGTCAAACTATAAGAACAGCAACACTGCCAAGTTTTTAATTGGCATCTGTCCACAAGGTGTAATTACATACATTTCTGAAGGTTGGGGAGGCAGAGCTAGCGATAAGCACATAACCGAACATTGTGGCATTTTGGAATATTTGTCACAAGGGGATGTTGTTTTAGCTGACAGAGGTTTTGACATTGCAGACACTTTAGGGTTGTACTGTGCTAAACTCCATATCCCTGCTTTCACTAGAGGCCAGAAACAACTTACTGCGCTGGATGTAGAAAACACGAGAAAACTGGCCAATGTTCGCATTCATGTAGAACGGGTGATAGGGCTTGTGCGGAACAAATATTTGATAATGAAAGCGGTCCAGCCAATTCACTACGTGGCTAGCAAGGCAGGACACGCATTCACACCACTTGATAAGATTGTAACAGTTTGCTGTGCCCTCACCAACCTTTGTCCATCGGTAGTTCCTGCAAATCCAGAACTGCCCTCGTGAACAGCCTTGCGGACATTCTTGTTGTATGGGCTTGGACTAGTTGGTTACATACAGCAATGGGGGTCATAGCACAAAGAATGTGGTGCATCGCCTTGCCATATCGTGTGGGAAGGTTTACATTGGGCAGTCGGAGAGATGCCTGCACGATAGGTTAAAATAACATAACAAAAAATTGAACCGATGTAGGGATGGTCATGTGTCTGTGCATTGCGGTGATTGTGGGTGTAAACCCTTGTTTAAGAGTGCTCTAAATTAtgggggtttaacgtgccaaaaccactttctgattatgaggcacgccgtagtggaggactccggaaatttcgaccacctggggatctttaacgtgcacctaaatctaagtacttgggggttttcgcatttcgcctccatcgaaatgcagccgccaaggccgggattcgatcccgcgagttTAAGAGTGCTCTGTTTTGTATAGGAATGTAGATGAAGTTATATGAGATGTGTTGAAGCTGCATTGATAGCGAGGGCCGCTGATACCTGCATCAGTTCCCCTTCGGTTGCTCTGACGACAAGCAAATTTGCGTTCCTGGAAGCGGCTGGTTTCCATGTGCGGTGATTGGGCCGTATCGGTGTGCGAACCTACAAATACATGTTTTTCTGGGAACAAATAcccagttgaaagttagcgctcatccttgtTGTCTCACTGCCATCCGTGTCTTCTGACCCCGATTGCAATTCTTTGCTGATTGCGCATTTTTATTTGTGATTTCACTGAGTGATTGCTTCCATTGTTCTCCCATTGCATTGTAAATAACTGCATGTTGCACAGTAGACAGTTTGCAAAGTTTTACTCAAGGCATTCTTTTACAAGTATGAACTTTTCACAAGTGCTTTTACATTCGCACAAGTATTCACTCAAGCACTTGGTGTGTGCCTACACACATGCATCTTCGAACAAACATGTGCTTGTAGATATGTGCTGAATCTGATCTGCAGTGTGTTGTCGCAACATGTGCATATTCTCCCTGTAGTTGTGACACAGCTTCTCTTTTCATAGTCAAATTTCTGATTCCTGTACGTTGACAATAAAGTCTGCACTTTTGCTGCTTGCTTATCAAGGAACATTTTGTCGTTTGAATGATCTTTATGTGTGTGTACTTGTTCGTCCCCTTAGTTGCAAGTGCCTTCGCACCCCAAATAAGATTTGACTGCGTTCTTGAGTACAATTGGTCTTTTTACCCTCTGCAATACCATATTGATTGTTTTAGTATTAACCACTCCTGCCCTGACTGCAAAATGGTAGCttgcagtattgtgtaaataatAACAGTAAGTTTATGAATAACTTCTTATTCTGAAACTTTTTCAATTTCAGCAAAAGAAAGCTAGAATTATGGGTATTGGACATAAATATGGCATACCAGTTCATATTGATGCATTTACACACTTAAAGCTATTCTTCATTTAGCAATAGTTGTTTACGTGGATCTAGCTGTACGTTCAAAATTCACAGTGTGTAGTCTTGATGTTTGTTGCTGTATACATAACGGGCGACAAGGCTTCACTTCACTAAGCTATCCTGTGTTTACACTTGTCGCTGTACTGGCCGCTTCAGGTGTAGTCTTGACAACGtttgacaagcagctgaatggtGCTGCAGCTCTGTTGGGGTTTGTAGCTTTCTGTTGGCTATTTCCAGTGGCACAGTCCTCACAAAACCACTGTTTCTGTTTTGGAGCCCTCTTAATACCAAGACAAACATAGTGAAACCAGCCATACTTGCAATTTTGGCATTCGCATGCCAGCATTTTGCCAGATTCAGGCCCTCCACAGAAACAGTACGAGGCTTCCTCTTTGCTATTTTGGCTGCTTTCTGTACTTTTCCTGGTGAAATACTGTGCAAGCAGTTCTGGCATGATCACTTGTGTAAAAAATTTCTTTGTAGAGGACAGCATGGAGCTCAAAAAGGTATTGTCTTTGGCCACCCTTTCTATGTACACTGACAATGGGGTCCAAACAACAAAATCGCAATATGTTGTCTCGCATACCGCCATTTGTGTTTGTACTTGAAAGTAGTATGGGTGCGTTCGTTTCAATGTCAGCTTTCCATTCACATTCTCTAGACAAAAATTTGGGTCATTGCTCGCCTCTTGTATTCCTCTCCTAGCCAGTGTGTACGGGCATTTAACCTCAACGACGCCTTTGCCGCAGCATGTGCAACTGATAAAAGCATCTGGTGTCGCTGCAAGGTATGGGTACTGTGTGCTCAAGTAAACTCCCGGCTTTAAGAGTTCAAAGTCACCATTATGCCGCTTCATTTCAGACATGTAGCTCGTGATTGCGTCACACTCATGCTCCAATCCCCATGTTGTTGATGTGGAGGTGAACTTCTGCTGCTCAGGATAACATATTTTTTTCAAGAGACTTATAGAAGGCTTTTTCAAGATCGTCGAGCATACACTTTTTGTCACAGAAGCAGTGATTCTGCCAGCACGGTACACAAACCACTTTGGACAACTTGACTGTCCTCTCGTGGCACTTTCGACGTGGTCCACCATTTCTTGACTGATGTGAAGCTCACTAAGGAAGTCCTCACCCCGTTTAATCAGTGTTTCCAAGTCCTCAGACCGAGCTTCTGCAAATGAGAGATCACGCAGAACACGTGGTTCTAGCATTCTTGGTTTCCCAAACATAGCGCTGTACCTTGGGTGGACCATGAAGACAGCTGGTGTAGCTCCAGCATCAGCAAGACGTGAATGGAACAGTTGTATTGACTCTTCAGTAGGAGCTAGTGGCAGGGCTTGTGGGAGGCACGTTGATGTGATTTCAACACCTTGCTGCAGGTGAATCGAGTCCATTTTTCTCTTCCTCATCTTGGATGACGAGAAATCTATGTCTCTTAGGCGCTTGGGCTGTGTGCCAGAGCAATTGGCTGGGAGCCAGGCATTTTTTCTTCCTGTGCATGTTCTCGTTTCTCTTAAGCGCACTGATGTCTCTACAGCAAATAGCACAGCACCAATGTGCGAGCATGCTTCCCCTGCACCTGCCATGCAGGTGCAGTGCGCTGTTATAATGCTGCCATCTGTGTTTGCTAAGCACCACACTTTCAGGTTTGGCTCCCGAAGCCGCTGGGAATGgctgacctgaaaaaaaaaaagaaatgttgcttaGAATTAGTTTTCGAAAGTTTTGTTTGGTTAATGACCCTATCGCGAAGCTCGTACAGCGGTTGCGGCATCTAAACGTGCAATCTGAACTTTACTCTTGGGCACCTAAGAAAAGCTGCACCACGTTTACATTTAACTGCTCTGTGCACAAAGACTGAACAGAAATAGCTAGTGCGGCAAATCGGCTGCGTCTGAATGGAATCGTAGAATAAAAACGAGAGATTTCGCTGTCGTCTACGCTTCCTCGTGCACAAAAATGTGTTTTCATTCGCTGTTGCCTTACCTCGCTGAGTACGATGACGCGCTCCGACTGGAGCCGCATTGCTGCAATGTTCCGCACCCAGCCGCTGGTGAAGTAGTTGTGTGCATCCAGCGATTTATACACCTTCATCTGCTGCAATGTGACGTAGCTGGTTGATAAAACGAGGTAATTGATTATGTCCACCTGCGTTGTAGCTGGCAGCAGCTCCACATCTGCAGTCGCATCCGCGCCGACTCTCAGTGTGTAAGGCTCCACGCCGTCGCAGAGTTTCGTCTTCGTCTCGTATCGTGCCCGCGTAGCGCCGACAAGACCTTCGAAGTACGCAGGGCAAAACTCCGAACACTTTCCTCTTAGCACCGCCACGCTTCAACCGTCGTACACGCCTGTCACGGACGCGGTGTACTTCACAGGCAAAGAGCAAGCGATCCAAACGTGGTACCGAGCAATGGCGGGCGGTCGGTGCAGACGACGgaggtgacgtcacgtgaaagtTATGTATAGGAAGAAACTTGATGAAGCCCTATGGGGGCTCTTCCTTAACAGAAGAGAAGACAATCTTTAATTACAGGTAAGTTATGCCTCTATACTAAAGCGGCACTATGTGAAATGTAACGGTGATATCGAACACGTGGTAACTCCGGAATTGTCGCAATTATGAAATAATAGAAAGCTTGGAGATGACCCAGTGTAATTAATGCATTTGCTGGGTTGGGGCAAGCAAACCACTGGGGACACTTTACACATTGTAAGATTTAGTGGTAGTTAAAGCCTGCTGTCATCTTCTCGAGTGGTGTAACAGATATGAAACATAACGATTAGTGTTTACATTGCAGGTTATCCAGGGCTCGGCGTGTCGTTGAGAACGCCTTTGGAGTACTTGCAAATCGATTCAGATTTCTGCAAACTGTAATCAATGCTGAGCCCGAAAGGGTGATAGCAATGGTAAATGCCGCATGTGTATTGCACAACTTTCTCGCCACTGACTTGCACTCTATTGACTCGAGTCCTGAGACGTCTACCGGATCACTGTTCTCTGCGCAGCCCAGTTCCCGTGGAAGAATTAATGCTGTTGGTTCTGCAGTGCGAGAGAGTTTATGTGCATTTTTAAATGGCAGGGGTGCTGTGTCATGGCAGCAGCAATCAGCGCACTTGGATGCAAACGCATACAGAAGACCTTAAGGTTGTATAGAGGCAATGCAAGGTGCACTTGTATTATGCTGTATCATGCATTAAACTTGTTTTGTGAAATTGAACATGCTGTCTATATTATAAGGGAGAAATCGTCTTGTGCCCTGCCAAATTGTCGGCATTTTTAACTATGGGAATGACATGTGAACTGCTAGAATACAAACAAAAAGTGTTTTATTCAAATTACAACTGAGTTTCTAATAACTTGTCATTTGAGTTGATGTCACACAAGCTTCCTCACTAAGTTCTGTCCACATAATTTTCCAGAGTCTTCAGTATGGCCGTTTCGCATGCGATAATGTCAGCCTTTGGAACGAGGCGCATATGCGCAGCAACTAACTTCCCAAAGCATTCAGCTGCATCTTCGGATTGTGTAGCTTTTGCTGGCTGGTCGATGCTGGTTGCTATCTTTTGTAGCACATTCTGCCTCTGTGTCCACATATCAGCTGACGACATAGCAGATTGTCGTCGCTTCCTGCCCACTGTTGAACGAAAGGTTGCAGCAGATGCCTTGCCAATCGGTATGTCAGCCACGGTACTGCTGTCATCGTCCAGGGCTGTGGTCTCTGTATCTGTAGCATCTGGAGTCTCATTGACTTGGGCTGTCTGTAGTAAGGAAAATAATGTATTAAGCCTCTTGCACTTCCACAATTTATCAGTTTCTTTTCAGACAACAAGAGGATCGTTTGCAACTAAAACTTATATAGTAATTATCTGCAAGCAATAACTTATTACTGCAGCACACAAACAAAAATGCAAAATTTGAACTTAAGTACCAAAACTATTATCATATCTCATCTACACCTAACAGCATTTGGAGCTACTTCAATATGCTTAACAAGATATGTTAATGGACACGTATTACGGCATCTTGCTATTGTAACATCTTACTAAATAGCACATATCTTCCAATATTTCACCTAGCAGAAGCGGTTTATCACACAGACGAAAAAAGGAAATTTACCTCTGAGCTCTTCGGCATAGCTTGGTGAGTTTCACCACTCACCGAACGCCGGCAGGGCACTTTCGCCGCGTCCAGAAATTTGAGAATGTTATATAAGCGCCAGCGGCCTCGGTAAACATCTGAGCATGCCATTCCGCTCCTTGTTGCCTCCAC
It includes:
- the LOC135902726 gene encoding uncharacterized protein yields the protein CSEFCPAYFEGLVGATRARYETKTKLCDGVEPYTLRVGADATADVELLPATTQVDIINYLVLSTSYVTLQQMKVYKSLDAHNYFTSGWVRNIAAMRLQSERVIVLSEVSHSQRLREPNLKVWCLANTDGSIITAHCTCMAGAGEACSHIGAVLFAVETSVRLRETRTCTGRKNAWLPANCSGTQPKRLRDIDFSSSKMRKRKMDSIHLQQGVEITSTCLPQALPLAPTEESIQLFHSRLADAGATPAVFMVHPRYSAMFGKPRMLEPRVLRDLSFAEARSEDLETLIKRGEDFLSELHISQEMVDHVESATRGQSSCPKWFVYRAGRITASVTKSVCSTILKKPSISLLKKICYPEQQKFTSTSTTWGLEHECDAITSYMSEMKRHNGDFELLKPGVYLSTHPSPYNKNVRKAVHEGSSGFAGTTDGQRCTIQK